One Sciurus carolinensis chromosome 10, mSciCar1.2, whole genome shotgun sequence genomic window carries:
- the Shisa3 gene encoding protein shisa-3 homolog: MGALLALCLLLGWLRWDPVGAQQSGEYCHGWVDVQGNYHEGFQCPEDFDTLDATICCGSCALRYCCAAADARLEQGGCTNDRGELEHPGITAQPVYVPFLIVGSIFIAFIILGSLVAIYCCTCLRPKEPSQQPIRFSLRSYQTETLPMILTSTNLRAPSRQSSTATSSSSTGGSIRRFSFARAEPGCLVPSPPPPYTTGHPIHLTQPSGFLVSPQYFAYPLQQEPPLPGKSCPDFSSS, translated from the exons ATGGGAGCGCTGCTGGCGCTCTGCCTCCTACTAGGCTGGCTGCGCTGGGACCCAGTCGGCGCCCAGCAGTCCGGGGAGTACTGCCACGGCTGGGTGGACGTGCAGGGCAACTACCACGAGGGTTTCCAGTGCCCGGAGGACTTCGACACACTGGACGCCACCATCTGCTGTGGCTCCTGCGCGCTTCGTTACTGCTGCGCGGCAGCCGACGCCAGACTGGAGCAGGGCGGCTGCACTAACGACCGCGGCGAGCTGGAGCACCCGGGCATCACCGCGC AGCCCGTGTATGTCCCATTCCTGATCGTCGGCTCCATCTTCATTGCATTCATCATCCTGGGCTCTTTAGTGGCTATTTATTGTTGCACCTGTTTGAGACCCAAGGAGCCCTCGCAGCAGCCCATCCGCTTCTCACTCCGCAGCTATCAGACAGAGACCTTGCCCATGATCTTGACCTCCACGAACCTCAGGGCACCTTCCAGACAGTCCAGCACAGCCACCAGCTCCAGCTCCACGGGTGGCTCCATCCGTAGGTTCTCCTTTGCCAGGGCTGAACCTGGTTGCCTGGTGCCCTCACCACCCCCACCTTACACTACAGGCCACCCGATCCACTTGACCCAGCCGTCAGGTTTCTTGGTGTCACCCCAGTATTTCGCTTACCCACTTCAGCAGGAGCCCCCACTGCCTGGGAAGAGCTGTCCCGACTTCAGTTCCAGTTGA